A section of the Oncorhynchus gorbuscha isolate QuinsamMale2020 ecotype Even-year linkage group LG04, OgorEven_v1.0, whole genome shotgun sequence genome encodes:
- the LOC124033868 gene encoding protein C19orf12 homolog isoform X3, producing MTSGQFRPLPQIIMELPPHQQQRLYADIMAVLGSLDWTDLAQLTALVIGNATLQQQVTAALLSYITKELRAEVRYGD from the coding sequence ATGACCAGTGGACAGTTCAGACCTCTCCCtcagatcatcatggagctgccTCCCCACCAGCAGCAGAGGCTCTATGCTGATATCATGGCCGTTTTGGGCTCACTGGACTGGACAGACCTGGCCCAGCTGACCGCTCTGGTCATAGGGAATGCTACTCTCCAGCAGCAGGTCACTGCTGCCCTACTCAGTTATATCACAAAGGAACTGAGAGCAGAGGTGAGATATGGGGACTGA
- the pop4 gene encoding ribonuclease P protein subunit p29, with protein MERLVQASLPPDQGHILGIVSQSDKQAEMFTNGFLKNSLPGMSKKEIGDFMLHKAVVLKYAKKEKKKKNKKRAKGLNAKQRREMKVFQLKPEHQKYELFLPLHELWEQYIRDLCNGLKPESNPQTIQQRLLKADFHGAILTVARSKCPSYVGTTGILVQEMKHVFKIITKEDKLKVIPKRNSVFAVEIDGFVSHIYGSKFELRSSERSAKKFKVKGTIDL; from the exons ATGGAGA GACTCGTGCAGGCTAGCCTACCTCCTGATCAGGGACACATTCTGGGTATAGTG TCTCAGAGTGATAAGCAGGCGGAGATGTTCACAAATGGCTTTCTGAAGAACAGTTTACCGGGTATGAGCAAGAAGGAAATCGGCGACTTCATGCTTCACAAGGCTGTGGTTCTAAAGTATGCGAAAaaggagaagaaaaagaagaacaaAAAGAGAGCCAAGGGTCTCAATGCTAAAcaaaggagagagatgaaggtctTTCAGCTGAAACCAGAGCATCAAAA ATATGAGCTTTTCTTGCCCTTGCATGAGCTATGGGAACAGTACATCAGAGATCTGTGCAACGGATTGAAACCAGAGAG CAACCCACAGACAATTCAGCAGAGGCTGTTGAAGGCTGATTTTCATGGTGCCATTCTTACAG TGGCCAGGTCCAAATGCCCCTCGTATGTAGGCACCACAGGAATCCTAGTGCAGGAGATGAAACATGTCTTCAAAATCATCACAAAGGAGGACAAACTGAAAG TCATACCGAAGCGAAACAGTGTGTTTGCTGTGGAGATCGATGGCTTTGTCTCCCATATCTACGGTAGCAAGTTTGAACTCCGCTCAAGCGAGCGATCCGCAAAGAAATTTAAAGTCAAAGGAACCATAGACCTGTGA
- the LOC124033161 gene encoding pleckstrin homology domain-containing family F member 2-like codes for MVVKRELSNLLPRHRLLQRKQDINHKTESKSVVIQLIMVDQLAFTQENRERIQAVENSFSPSGKSLFRPGRVLIGEGRLMKLCRRRPQPKVFYLFNDILVYGSIILHGHWHKNQQIISLEDIQLEDLEDGVSMENQWLIRTPRKSFYVSAASAEEKHAWMKHIEDCKFKQLQHAGCQPGCTFATTWIPDRASAICMRCSKTFRVNKRRHHCRRCGFVVCNTCSKNRAVICHISTKPVRVCRLCHLSLQDHGALTQDKVRSRGDSDGRNCSDEYELVMPEYEATIDNEVDERVDDHAPHKWVESQINSWSPYNYLKPHHQSPNHTGLSSHLT; via the exons ATGGTGGTGAAACGGGAACTAAGCAATTTACTACCGAGACACAGACTGCTGCAGCGTAAACAAGATATTAATCAcaaaacagagagtaaaag TGTTGTAATCCAGCTCATCATGGTGGACCAGCTGGCTTTCACgcaagagaacagagagaggatcCAGGCAGTGGAGAACTCCTTTAGCCCCTCTGGGAAGTCCCTGTTCAGACCTGGCCGGGTCTTGATAGGCGAGGGGCGGCTGATGAAGCTGTGTCGACGCCGCCCACAGCCCAAAGTATTTTACTTGTTTAATGACATTTTGGTCTACGGTAGCATCATCCTTCATGGACACTGGCACAAGAACCAGCAGATAATCTCCCTGGAGGATATCCAGCTAGAGGACCTGGAAGACGGGGTCAGCATGGAGAACCAGTGGCTGATCCGCACCCCACGGAAGTCATTTTACGTGTCAGCTGCCTCTGCTGAGGAGAAGCATGCCTGGATGAAGCACATCGAAGACTGCAAGTTCAAACAGCTGCAGCATGCCGGCTGCCAGCCCGGATGCACCTTCGCCACCACCTGGATCCCTGACCGGGCGTCCGCCATCTGCATGCGCTGCTCTAAAACATTTCGGGTCAACAAACGTCGCCACCACTGTCGTCGCTGCGGCTTCGTCGTCTGCAACACCTGCTCCAAGAACCGGGCCGTAATCTGCCACATCTCTACTAAGCCTGTGAGGGTATGTCGACTGTGTCACCTCAGTCTCCAGGACCATGGGGCGCTGACCCAGGACAAGGTGCGTTCACGGGGGGACAGTGATGGGAGGAACTGCTCTGATGAATACGAACTGGTCATGCCTGAGTACGAGGCGACTATCGACAATGAGGTAGATGAGCGGGTAGATGACCACGCACCACACAAGTGGGTTGAGTCTCAGATCAACTCTTGGTCCCCGTATAACTATTTAAAACCGCACCATCAAAGTCCCAATCATACTGGCTTGTCAAGCCACTTGACTTGA
- the LOC124033868 gene encoding protein C19orf12 homolog isoform X2, translating into MAPRMDDVMQLCCDLSANQQIKAAVKNSGKGSAVAGGTAFLGGLLGGPPGIAVGGAVGGLLGWWMTSGQFRPLPQIIMELPPHQQQRLYADIMAVLGSLDWTDLAQLTALVIGNATLQQQVTAALLSYITKELRAEVRYGD; encoded by the exons ATGGCTCCACGTATGGATGATGTCATGCAACTATGCTGTGACCTGTCTGCAAATCAGCAGATAAAAGCAGCAGTGAAGAATTCTGGGAAAGGATCAGCAGTGGCAGGAGGGACTGCATTTTTAGGAGGTCTTCTAGGTGGTCCCCCAGGGATTGCTGTTG GTGGTGCAGTAGGTGGCCTGTTGGGATGGTGGATGACCAGTGGACAGTTCAGACCTCTCCCtcagatcatcatggagctgccTCCCCACCAGCAGCAGAGGCTCTATGCTGATATCATGGCCGTTTTGGGCTCACTGGACTGGACAGACCTGGCCCAGCTGACCGCTCTGGTCATAGGGAATGCTACTCTCCAGCAGCAGGTCACTGCTGCCCTACTCAGTTATATCACAAAGGAACTGAGAGCAGAGGTGAGATATGGGGACTGA